The following is a genomic window from Plasmodium knowlesi strain H genome assembly, chromosome: 1.
GCCGATTCCAACTACGCATCACTCTGTAGACGGCGAATATATTCGAAGAAGTTAAAAACAGAGAGATCGCTGAGGAACTGCTGAGAGTAGTAGTAGTTGGAGGCGAGTGCAGCTGCAAAAAGGGAACGTAGGTAGATGTAGGGAACCCTGTCGAAAATCTGATCAAAGGTTACCTTCTCAAGTAGAATGTTTGGAATGACATCCTTCAACACTTTCTGCATTAGCTTCCGATCCGTGCAAAGTGTATCGGAAGAGAGGATATCCTTTTTCAGTTCGCTGATTTTGTTCGAAAGAACGTTTGTCGCTTGGGAAATGGAGGTTTTGGTTCGTCTAGTCTCGCTCCAGAGGGATTCAAATTCCAACTCGCAGTAGTGTACGATCTTTTTCTGGATTTCCTTGACGTACTCCTtgtaaaaaggggacacgCTATCGTCCAGATTGTTGTTGGAGAGGatttccttctctccttctgtttctatctccttcttctcatGTTGTGCATTCCTTCCCATCAACATGGAGCTCGTGAAGGACAGGGAATGGTTATTCTTTTGATTCAGGTTCATGAAGGTAAGTTCATTTTCATCCACAAGGAGGATATCACTATCGGGAGAGCACATCATTTCGATGAATTGCTGATCGGAGAGAACCAGTCCGGCTAGAACCTCCAAACTACTCGATATGACACCTCCCTTGTTGGTAGATGCATCTTTGAAGAGAATTACATTTTTCGCTTCCAATATTTTCCTCGCGTCGTCGGAGATAAATACATTTGCCCCTTCGACAATGTACTTGTAAATGCACCGTTCGTTAATAATAATACTGTTAACGTTAAACACGTTGATCGAGTGGGGTCTACCTCCACAGGGATTGAACAAGTCGCAAGCATTTAGTGGGTTCAGGAAAAAGCTGTTTCTGTATTCTAGGCCACTCTTAATAACTTTTCCTAGCACATCTACATTGTGATCTTCAATAGATATTTTGAACCCATCTTTAGAAAGATATTTCTCATTGTACAGGATACAGGACGTGCCTAGCTTTTTTCCTGGagtgttccttcttttagcTAGCCGAATGAGTTCCTCCTTATCCAAGCCATTTTTGTCGTACAAAACTCCCGAACCGTCAATGATGGAGGTTATTTTCGTCTTCGATTGTAAAATGGCATTGCTTCCGAGATCGCCATCAGGGCCCCCAACGATAGATCTCCTTATAGTTTCTTCCTTCAGATTCAATTTTTCACATAACTTTCTTATATACGTTTCTATGCCAAGGGTTGTCATTCCATAATGGTCATGAGGaactcctccattttttctcagCTTTCCTGTAGAAAAGGTCTTCCAGAATTTGTAGCCCCTCTTTTTTGCGATTATACAAGCCCAGTCCATGAGCTGATCGGAACCCGTGTTTTCATCTGGGCCAAGGAAGATAAGATCTTCCTCATTCTGGAGGTTGGCACACaggtatttttcttcctctactTCTGCGCGATTGTGTACTGGGATGCTGTCGCTATTTTTTCCGCACATGATCTTGTGGACCGCCTGTTCAGCCGTGCCGTTGGCGTAGGAAAAATTCTGTCTTGGAGTCAACATATCTGTGGTGACATCCCCCAAGGTGGAAGTGTTGTTGTAGTTCCTATCCATGCTGGAGTTAAGCGAAATACCGCCAAACAAGTCTCCATCCCTTCTTCCAAAACCATAATTGTCATCCCCTGTTCCATCAGTCAACAGATCCAAAATGGAATTCACATACGAGTAAAAGcacaaatttttaatatactTTGTATTGGCAACATTACACACATCTGGATCTAGGAGGAGgattcctttacttcctccttctggtATATCCTTGTTTTTGAAGTTTTGTGTGTAGGCGAGGTTATATGCTTCGTCGAAGAGGTTGTTATAATTGTGCATGTAGGAGTTCATGTTGTTCGATATAACTATTCTGATACCTCCTCTAGAGATCCTTGTGAACCTGATGTGGAAGCCAACAAAGTGAAGACCACATATCATGATGACGGAGTAGGGCTCAGCGTCGTATATAGAATCTTTGAGAAGTGCACCGTCAAAGGATACTGCGAAGCTGATTTTGTGCATGCGGAAAAAGTTCGTTTTTATTGCATGTTTCTCGAAAAGGTGGAAATACTGCAGAATCTTCTTATGTTGATTGTCTTCTATTTCGTCGATAATGTCTTTACTCGACTTGTACGGAGAGGCGTCGTCTGCGGGGTAGTATGAAGAATTGCTTGACGATGGGGTGGCAGGCTCCACTTCCCCCCCCTGCGGATTCATCTTCCTCTCAAAATTGGCAAACAAAAGTTTAATGGTCTTAACATTGCTAAGGGCACAACTCAGGATCTCCTCCTTGGTGTACTTGGAGCTCTTTAGTTTCTCCTTAATGATGTAGAAATCGTTCATAATGGCACTACTACTACTGCTGCTGTCGGTGTTGTTTCTTAGATGTAGTGCATGCTCGACATTTTTGTAACTGGAGAAAGAGTTAGTCGAGAAGAACGTGATGAACTTAATGATTAAGAAAATGTATGCCGATTCTTCTGCAGTGAATATACGCTTAACGGACAGCTGTATAAACTTAGAGTCGTTAAAAAGGCACAAGGTCTTTAGCGACTTTACAATCTTGtgaatttttccctccagGATTTGCAGCATTTTCTGGGCATCTTCCACTCCTTTCTTATTCTCCTCCGAATTGGTAATTACATTGACATTCAGTATAATTAGGAGGACTCCGTTTTTCAGTGGCTCCACATACTTGGAGTAGGAGAAGCATCTGTGCATATTTAAGCAGTCACcgatgagggaaaaaatggaagatatAACATTACTCCTCTTCACAGCAATGGTTAATGAGAAGGTGTTCATCGACGTCGTGTAGTAATACGTCTGTATGAATTGTCCCGTCAAGTCGTATAGAACTGCTTTGTTCAGCTCATGGTaaattttctccctcttggTACCCTTAATGTAACTGTAAAAATTAACATCCATAAGTTTCTCAAGGTCAGTCTCATTTTCACTAATAATATCATCACTATAAGTTGGGAGTTCTAAAATGTACGTGCGTAAGGGTTCTTCGTACGTATGCTCTTTATCAAATACGGAGTGAACCGATCGGAAGCTTTTCATTCGATAACAATCCTTGGACATATCACTaaagtggaaatatttttcttctattttcttctccattttgtaatttaACCTGGTTTTGTAGTCATTTGCGAAGACCCTCGTTATTATGAATATCACGTTGTcgtgtttttcttcaaatgttGGGAAATACTTATCGCTCGAATACTGCTCGTTTATCTTGGCCGTTATGATGCACACCACTACTTTGCTTATAAGGTGTGGACTGGTTTCCTCAAAGTGCAGCCTGTTGAAGCCCAATTTGTTGAAGTAGAAATCCACACTATAATTTATCAGGTGGTCTGAGAACAAGTTGTAGCTCCTGAGCAACTCCTTCGTCTCCTCATACTTCTCCTTCCACGTGATGCTGTTGTTCGAGAACAATTCTCGTTCGAACTGCCCCTCGTCTTGGCCGCCTGGGCGGGCTAGCGGGCTGCGCACGTCCACGTCCATCTTTAGTGCGGAAAGGGGTTTGATTAATTTAGGGTTAACTTAGGGTGGATCACTTCTTCAACCGAGTGTGGTTTCCTCTGATGCAGGATACCCACTCTTGAAGGCTAGGGAAAAAACACGCACACCACTACACGTCGATGGGATCGCGTGccgaacagaaaaaaaaaaaaaaaaaaataggaataaCACTCAAGTGAAAGGGTTTTGTAGAGCGGGACAAATATTTTGCCACCTACTCATGGGAATACATATacctatacatatacataaatgtaatGTAATATGTACGTTATAACAAGTGTAGTTAAAATgctggattttttttttttttttttttttttttttttttttttgctatttttgcctgaacaggtcaggaaGTTTTAGGGAAAAAGTGAGCAACCACGCAGGTTTGCAGTTGTGCAAGCCAAAAcagcgtgaaaaaaaaaaaaaaaaaaaaaaaaaaatgcagaaataATATGACCAGCAAggtctcaaaaaaaaaaaaaaaaaaaattttatgcaaaaaaggggaagtcgCAAAAATGGCAATAAAAGGGGGTCACAAGAGAAATGATACCCACAAAGGgttttccaaaatgttgCCAACTTGCAGTGTTAATGCGGTCAACACCGCTAATGCAGCCAAGAGGGTTATTAAGAAACTGCGCCCGTGGGGACTGTGTACTGTTCCGCTCCACGCATTTTTAAGATTGTGGAAAGTGTGTTAAGGGCTTAAAACATTATTATGGTAATTTTTCTATATGGTTATGTTCGCGGTGGGTCATTAAAACGCATgagtagaagaaaaagaaaaaactacaAAAATAGTTAACCAAGTGTAGCAAAATGGGTCAAAGGTTGTAAAGCCATAAGTAAACTATACAGCTAACTGCGGCCAAGTGCAAACATGTCAAACATGGCAAACATGGCAAACTTGATAcgaaatgtggaaaaataaaacgatgggcaaataattatatgtttatttctacaaagaggaaagatgtaggtcccccccccttttttttttttttttttttttttttttaccaccaCGGTATAGTCCATATTTATGTTAGGATACCAAcaacaaaatgataaatacCGTCACCCCTTGTAATTGCTGAAAGCCTGCATGTAAATATTACATAGGGGAGCTGCACTGCTTAAaaccctttccccccttcttttggTCTGCGGAACGGTGGCCATTTAGCTAGGCGGTTCGAAAAGGGGGGAGTTTCCAAAAAGGGGCAATATATTTTAAGCATGCACGGATCAGGCATTCTTTGCGTAGAAGGAGGGATTCTAACCCGCACGTGTTTCGTTTGTGCTACCTTCCTCgcctctttattttttaatgtgAATTTTATTGGATATTTTGCGTGGAAGGTAGAGGGCGAAAAGGAGGCCTGCACAGGGGTTCTCCTATCCAAGGTGAAAGGGGAATCTACAAATATATACGACGCGCATATGTTGCATGCGCGGCATGTGCCTATGTTTCCCCCCTTCGGAGCCGTCCCGCATGAGCTCTATGGAATGCGGGACtgctgaagaaaaaaaaaaaaaaaaaaaaaaaaaaaaaaatttgtagcCTCGCACATTAGCTACACGATCCGTCAGTCAGTGTTGTTATGAATAGGAAGGAGGGTACATTTATTAATTGTGCATATGGAGAATTAGGAATGAGGGACTATTTATACAGTTTGGTTTGgtttatgagaaaaaaaaaaaaaaaaaaaaaaaaaaaaaaaaagtggcccATTTGGTGAGCTGATCACTTGGAggttaaaaaggaaacagtTTGTGTGATGATACATATGGGGGCTATATGCAACACGTGTGGGACGCATACGTGGATGAGTGCCTATCaagtatgtgtgtgtgtggaagGATAATCCAGAGGGAAGGTATCCCCAACAAAGGGCTTCACCACAGGTTTATAGATACCGAGGCGCAGAAGAAGAGACAATATTTCGCGCCAAATGGGAGGTTAAAGTGGGTTGCAAAGAAGATACAAATGCTGCAAGCCAATCAGGGTATGCATTGGAAGGGAAGTTATCGTGTGCATAATGGAGGTGCCTTCTGGGATGTATTATGAATTATATTAGAAAAAGGAGTAACTGATGCAGTGCATCGTGGGAGTGAATTTAATTAAACGAGTCTGTTGAGGTAGGAAATGGTGATGCATATAACGATGATGCGTAATGGTGGCGCGTAATGGAGGCACGCAATGGTGGCACGCAATGGAGGCACATAATGGCGATAATCTTCGCGTTGCAACCCCGCTGCAGGTCACTACAACTTTCGTCTCTTCTTGGAGTGATAAAATAATGATACGTCTTTGTCATCCTCTATCGGAGCAGGATAAGCACAGCTACTTGAGGTTTTCATCAAATTCTGCTGAGGTAGATTACTCTTCATGTCACTCAACACGTTGTTGATTAGGTTGTTATTTGTTAAGTTGTATTTCATGATGCTGTAGGTGGCCTGTGTGCCCATGAGACTATTGCTAGGGTCTGTATCGTACACACCACTGTGCAGCCCCTCCACTTGGGGTTCTTGGTAgttgttccttttgtttcGGCCTTCCTCCGTGGGGCATATGTCATGGTTACTGCGGTTATTGTGATTGACAGTGTTCGGTGCGTTGGCGCAGGTAGAATTTCCCCAGTCCGCGAGGTAGCCAGTCACATTTTTCTGTCTGCCTATAATTTGTAtctctttattttgttctacGTTTGGCGGTCGTGCTACCCCAGGTGGGATGGATGTTCCTCTTCGGTGCTCAAATCCTCGCCTGGTAGATCCGTTTTCCATGATACCAGTGTGTGCAGCTCTGTCCTTAGCATCACTGCCAGTCCTCCCTCTCATCATCTGCCCACCATCACATATGCTATTTTTAGGTGGCCTCAAATTGTAGTTAGGATCCTTCCTTTTGCTTAGCttgttgtttcttctttctgtagTATCCTTGGTGTACTTCTCACCACCATTAAGGATAGATATCTGTGAACTATCAGTAGTGATGGTACTTGGAATGTAGTGTTCCTTGTCGGTTTTAAAAGAGGAGTTAGCAAGTTCGCTTATTATGGTGTTAATTTGTTTGGCTTGCTCTTTGCCCTCTCGTATGTGTTGACTACTCCGGATCAGCTGAAGTAACTTATCTAGGTCGTGATTGTTCCTCTTTGTATTGGTTTTTTCGGGGTAGGATTGCTtttgttggtttgtgttacTGCCTATGTGGGTCGTCTCCTTTGCGTTGTTTCTTTTGGGTGCCCCCCGTGGGGGTGCACTAAGCTGGGTGCGCTCCGACGtgttaatttgttctttggAGTAGGAACCGTTAAAGGGATCACTGGCCGTGGTGGTGGCGGTGCCCTCAGTGGCAGTTGTGGCGGTGGTAGTAGCAGTAGCAGTAGCAGTGGTTGTTGCTGTGGTCACTCCACATCTTCCTCCCACATGCGCGAGCCTTCTTCTGCTTATCCTATCGTTGTGGTAACCCCCAAACAGTCCATTTCCACTTCGGCTTCTATATCTGCTTTCGCTGAGCAAGGAGTGTCTCTCTAAGTCGCTGTAGCTAGCTAGGTTTGTCCTAGATCTGATGGCCCCCTTGTCATCATACGGTTGACTGTGCACTCTGTCACTACGGTTGAATTGGTGTGTGGCTAACTCGTTGTAGGTGGCATCATTTGCCGCGGGTCCCCTCCTGCTGAGATACCTTCTGTCAATGTCATCACCCTCCATGTGATAATTATCTTCCCACTTTGggcccctttccttcttctcctcgtACACGTAAAAGGGGAGAACACCACCCTGATCGTCTCTACTACTGTTCCTGGTTATAGCACTGGGGAGGCTACTCACATTTGGTAAACCTCTGTTTaggctttttctttttctcttttcatgAGAGGAGTTTCCTATCGGAGTAGagatttcatttttttttatcattcccttccctttacTCTGATTGCTTCTGATGatgct
Proteins encoded in this region:
- a CDS encoding glutamate dehydrogenase, putative; the encoded protein is MDVDVRSPLARPGGQDEGQFERELFSNNSITWKEKYEETKELLRSYNLFSDHLINYSVDFYFNKLGFNRLHFEETSPHLISKVVVCIITAKINEQYSSDKYFPTFEEKHDNVIFIITRVFANDYKTRLNYKMEKKIEEKYFHFSDMSKDCYRMKSFRSVHSVFDKEHTYEEPLRTYILELPTYSDDIISENETDLEKLMDVNFYSYIKGTKREKIYHELNKAVLYDLTGQFIQTYYYTTSMNTFSLTIAVKRSNVISSIFSLIGDCLNMHRCFSYSKYVEPLKNGVLLIILNVNVITNSEENKKGVEDAQKMLQILEGKIHKIVKSLKTLCLFNDSKFIQLSVKRIFTAEESAYIFLIIKFITFFSTNSFSSYKNVEHALHLRNNTDSSSSSSAIMNDFYIIKEKLKSSKYTKEEILSCALSNVKTIKLLFANFERKMNPQGGEVEPATPSSSNSSYYPADDASPYKSSKDIIDEIEDNQHKKILQYFHLFEKHAIKTNFFRMHKISFAVSFDGALLKDSIYDAEPYSVIMICGLHFVGFHIRFTRISRGGIRIVISNNMNSYMHNYNNLFDEAYNLAYTQNFKNKDIPEGGSKGILLLDPDVCNVANTKYIKNLCFYSYVNSILDLLTDGTGDDNYGFGRRDGDLFGGISLNSSMDRNYNNTSTLGDVTTDMLTPRQNFSYANGTAEQAVHKIMCGKNSDSIPVHNRAEVEEEKYLCANLQNEEDLIFLGPDENTGSDQLMDWACIIAKKRGYKFWKTFSTGKLRKNGGVPHDHYGMTTLGIETYIRKLCEKLNLKEETIRRSIVGGPDGDLGSNAILQSKTKITSIIDGSGVLYDKNGLDKEELIRLAKRRNTPGKKLGTSCILYNEKYLSKDGFKISIEDHNVDVLGKVIKSGLEYRNSFFLNPLNACDLFNPCGGRPHSINVFNVNSIIINERCIYKYIVEGANVFISDDARKILEAKNVILFKDASTNKGGVISSSLEVLAGLVLSDQQFIEMMCSPDSDILLVDENELTFMNLNQKNNHSLSFTSSMLMGRNAQHEKKEIETEGEKEILSNNNLDDSVSPFYKEYVKEIQKKIVHYCELEFESLWSETRRTKTSISQATNVLSNKISELKKDILSSDTLCTDRKLMQKVLKDVIPNILLEKVTFDQIFDRVPYIYLRSLFAAALASNYYYSQQFLSDLSVFNFFEYIRRLQSDA